The Limosilactobacillus panis DNA segment TCCTTAAGATTACCCGGAAAAGGTTGTAATTTAATAAACAATTAATTATCATTACTATTGATTGTTTAATAGCAATACTTAACAAGATAAAAATAACTATAAAACTAACTATTTTAAGTGAGGAAACACGGAAATGAAAAGAATGATCATTCAAGGAGGAAACCGACTGTCGGGCGAAGTTACAATCGGTGGTGCAAAAAACAGCACCGTTGCGTTGATTCCGGCTGCCATTTTAGCGGATACGCCAGTACAATTTGACACGGTTCCGGATATCTTGGATGTTCACAATCTGATGATCATTTTAAAGTCAATGAACGTCAAATCAGAGTTTAGCCATGGCGTTCTCGACATTGACCCAACCCAAATCATCGAAGCTGAACTTCCAAGCAAGACCATTAAGAGTCTCCGGGCTTCATATTACTTTATGGGCGCACTGTTAGGTCGTTTTCACCGTGCAACTTTAACCTTCCCTGGTGGGGACAACATTGGGCCGCGGCCAATTGACCAGCATTTAAAGGCTTTTAAGGCTCTCGGGGCGACTGTCAGTGAAAATAACGGAACGGTTCACCTCGAAGCTAAGGACGGTCTTCATGGGGCTCGCATCTTCATGGATATGGTTTCCGTGGGAGCGACAATCAATGCAATCCTGGCAGCAGTTCGTGCTGAAGGGACGACGGTAATCGAAAACGCCGCTCGGGAACCGGAAATCATTGACTTAGCTACATTTTTGAATAACATGGGCGCTAAGATTCGGGGCGTGGGCACGGATACAATCCGGATTACGGGGGTTAACACCTTGCAATCAATGAACACCCACACGATTATTGCCGACCGAATCGAAACAGGGACTTACCTAGCCTTGGCAGCTGCCCTTGGGGATGGAGTAATGATTCACAACGTTATTCCGGAGCACCTGGAATCATTCACCAGTAAGATGATTGAGATGGGGGTTAACCTCCAAATTGATAGCGACAAGATTTATGTCCCGAAGACAACCAAGCTCAAGGCAGTGCACGTAAAAACAATGCCTTTCCCGGGCTTTGCAACTGACTTACAACAACCGTTGACGCCGTTGATGTCGTTAGCAGAGGGGGACAGCGTGATTGTTGATACCATCTACCCGAAGCGGGTCAAGCATGTTCCTGAACTGCAAAAGATGGGGATGCGGATTGAGGCCCATGATGGGACCATTGTGATCAAGCATACCGACCACCTGCACGGGGCTAATGTCACAGCAGGCGAAATTCGTGCCGGGGCTGCCCTAACAATTGCGGGCCTGATGGCTGATGGAACAACGGTGATTAACAATGCGGGTAACATTTTGCGCGGCTATGACCGGATTGTGTGGAAGCTCAACCGTCTCCACGCAAACGTTGCAATTGAGGACGATTCATCAGTAAAAATTAGCTAAACTGTTGCGTTGATAATTAATTCATGTTATTCTGTTAGAGTTGATTATCTATGTTTCAGGCAATGATTCATGGCAAAAGGAGCGTATTAAGTTATGAAACAAGGAATTCATCCAGATTACCACCCAGTAGTATTTGAAGATTCTTCTACTGGTTACAAGTTTATCTCTGGTTCAACTGCCACTTCAAAGGAAACCATCAAGTGGGAAGACGGTAATGAATACCCATTGATTCGGGTTGAAGTTACTTCCGATTCACACCCATTCTACACTGGTAAGCAAAAGTTTACCCAGGCCGATGGTGCGGTGGACAAGTTCAACAAGAAGTACGGTCTCAAGTAAGATTAGTACAACCTCGAAAAGACTGGAAAGGGCGATTGTCTTTTTCCAGTCTTTTTTGATTATTTATGGTAAACTGAGACAATGATTACCGAAAAGGGGAGTGAAAACGGTGAACAAAAAGAAGTACCGGTCACGAGAATGGCTACGGTGGATTGCGGTTGTTGTCTTGCTGCTGATATCAGTCTGCCTGATCTTTAACCAACAGATTAAGGAGCACTTTGTTAGCAGTTACCGCCCCAACATTACACGTCAGACAATCCAGCAAAATAGTAAGAAGAAGGCTACCTATAATTACGCCGACGTCCAGGACCTGAACCTTCAAACGGTCGCCAAGGCCCGGGCAAAGAAGCAACCCATCAACATTATTGGTGAGATTACAATGCCGTCAGCAGGGATGACAATTCCCATTGCAAACGGAACAAGCAACACAACGTTGGCCCTGGCGGCGGGGACGATGCGTCCCGATATGAAGATGGGAAAGGGTAACTATGCGTTAGTTGGTCATAACATGGCTAACGGCAGTAAAATCCTTTTTTCACCCCTTTACTACCATGCCAAGGTTGGCCAGATGGTTTACATCACTGACTTGAAGCGGGTGTATGAATACAAACTCTACCAGCGGAAGTTCATTGACCCCCACCAGGTTGAGGTAGTTAACGATACCCAGC contains these protein-coding regions:
- a CDS encoding UDP-N-acetylglucosamine 1-carboxyvinyltransferase; protein product: MKRMIIQGGNRLSGEVTIGGAKNSTVALIPAAILADTPVQFDTVPDILDVHNLMIILKSMNVKSEFSHGVLDIDPTQIIEAELPSKTIKSLRASYYFMGALLGRFHRATLTFPGGDNIGPRPIDQHLKAFKALGATVSENNGTVHLEAKDGLHGARIFMDMVSVGATINAILAAVRAEGTTVIENAAREPEIIDLATFLNNMGAKIRGVGTDTIRITGVNTLQSMNTHTIIADRIETGTYLALAAALGDGVMIHNVIPEHLESFTSKMIEMGVNLQIDSDKIYVPKTTKLKAVHVKTMPFPGFATDLQQPLTPLMSLAEGDSVIVDTIYPKRVKHVPELQKMGMRIEAHDGTIVIKHTDHLHGANVTAGEIRAGAALTIAGLMADGTTVINNAGNILRGYDRIVWKLNRLHANVAIEDDSSVKIS
- a CDS encoding type B 50S ribosomal protein L31, with amino-acid sequence MKQGIHPDYHPVVFEDSSTGYKFISGSTATSKETIKWEDGNEYPLIRVEVTSDSHPFYTGKQKFTQADGAVDKFNKKYGLK
- a CDS encoding class A sortase codes for the protein MNKKKYRSREWLRWIAVVVLLLISVCLIFNQQIKEHFVSSYRPNITRQTIQQNSKKKATYNYADVQDLNLQTVAKARAKKQPINIIGEITMPSAGMTIPIANGTSNTTLALAAGTMRPDMKMGKGNYALVGHNMANGSKILFSPLYYHAKVGQMVYITDLKRVYEYKLYQRKFIDPHQVEVVNDTQQPIITLITCNANGERRLMLRGHFVKSEPFKQASQNVQKNFSTKYTTGRNS